A single region of the Gossypium arboreum isolate Shixiya-1 chromosome 12, ASM2569848v2, whole genome shotgun sequence genome encodes:
- the LOC108479452 gene encoding mitochondrial outer membrane protein porin of 36 kDa-like isoform X1, which produces MGKGPGLYTDIGKKARGDISITCAFLVYLYFLKFFLMFLFIFSFLNLDLLYKDYQADHKFTLTTYTSNGVAITSTGTKKGELLLADISTELKNKNITTNVKVDTSSKLFATVTVDEPAPGLKTIFSFIAPDQRSGKVELQYQHEYAGISTSIGLTANPLVNFSGVVGNNSVTVGTDLSFDTASGNFTKLNAGLNFTHSDLIASLTLNDKGDTLNASYYHIVSPLTNTAVGAELSHSFSSNENTLTIGTQHALDPLTTVKARLNNYGRASALIQHEWRPKSLITISGEVDTGAIEKSAKVGLALALKP; this is translated from the exons ATGGGAAAAGGCCCTGGTCTCTACACCGATATCGGCAAAAAGGCAAGAGGTGATATTTCAATTACTTGTGCTTTTTTAgtttatctttattttttaaaattttttctaatgtttttatttattttttcttttcttaatttaGATCTTCTTTACAAGGATTACCAGGCCGACCACAAATTCACTCTCACTACTTACACTTCCAATGGCGTC gCAATCACATCAACTGGAACTAAGAAAGGTGAATTGCTGTTGGCTGATATAAGCACCGAGCTGAAGAACAAGAACATCACAACCAATGTCAAAGTTGACACCAGTTCTAAG ctTTTCGCCACTGTTACTGTTGATGAACCTGCACCGGGTTTGAAGACAATCTTTAGTTTCATTGCCCCTGATCAAAGGTCTGGCAAG GTGGAACTGCAATACCAACATGAATATGCTGGCATAAGCACTAGCATTGGATTGACTGCAAATCCCCTTGTTAACTTCTCTGGCGTGGTTGGAAACAATAGTGTCACTGTTGGGACTGATCTCTCATTTGACACTGCCAGTGGTAACTTTACAAAACTGAATGCTGGGTTGAATTTCACCCATTCTGATCTCATTGCTTCCTTGACATT GAATGATAAAGGCGACACTCTTAATGCTTCCTACTACCACATAGTTAGCCCATTGACTAACACAGCGGTTGGTGCGGAGCTGAGCCATAGCTTTTCAAGTAATGAGAACACTCTCACAATTGGTACACAACATGCTCTTGACCCATTGACAACGGTAAAGGCTCGACTGAATAACTATGGCAGAGCAAGTGCTCTGATCCAGCATGAATGGCGCCCAAAATCGCTCATCACAATATCTGGAGAGGTGGACACCGGAGCAATTGAAAAAAGTGCTAAAGTTGGGCTGGCCTTGGCACTCAAGCCCTAG
- the LOC108479451 gene encoding hypersensitive-induced response protein 1, whose amino-acid sequence MGQALGCIQVEQSTVAITEAFGKFDDVLQPGCHCLPWCFGKQAAGTLSLRVQQLDVRCETKTKDNVFVNVVASIQYRALAEKAQDAFYKLSNTRAQIQSYVFDVIRASVPKLELDAVFEQKNDIARAVEEELEKAMSHYGYEIVQTLIVDIEPDEHVKRAMNEINAAARMRVAANEKAEAEKILQIKRAEGDAESKYLAGLGVARQRQAIVDGLRDSVLAFSENVPGTSSKDVMDMVLVTQYFDTMKEIGASSKSNSVFIPHGPGAVRDIASQIRDGLLQASQNN is encoded by the exons ATGGGGCAGGCTCTTGGGTGTATTCAAGTGGAGCAGTCAACTGTAGCTATAACAGAAGCATTTGGGAAGTTTGATGATGTGCTTCAGCCTGGTTGTCATTGTTTGCCGTGGTGTTTCGGGAAACAGGCAGCTGGTACTCTCTCCTTGCGTGTGCAGCAACTGGATGTTCGATGTGAAACAAAAACCAAG GATAACGTGTTTGTTAACGTGGTTGCTTCAATTCAATACCGAGCCTTAGCTGAAAAGGCACAAGATGCTTTCTATAAACTCAGCAACACTAGAGCCCAGATTCAATCCTATGTCTTTGATG TTATTAGGGCAAGTGTTCCGAAGTTGGAGCTGGATGCAGTATTTGAACAGAAGAATGATATAGCGAGAGCTGTGGAAGAGGAACTTGAAAAG gcCATGTCACATTATGGGTACGAGATTGTTCAGACTCTTATTGTGGATATTGAACCAGATGAGCATGTGAAGAGGGCAATGAATGAGATTAATGCAG CGGCAAGAATGAGGGTGGCTGCCAATGAGAAAGCTGAAGCAGAGAAGATATTGCAGATCAAGAGAGCAGAAGGAGATGCCGAGTCAAAGTATCTGGCTGGGCTTGGTGTAGCTCGGCAGCGACAGGCTATTGTAGATGGACTTAGAGACAGTGTGCTGGCCTTCTCTGAGAATGTACCTGGTACATCATCAAAGGATGTCATGGACATGGTTCTTGTGACACAGTACTTTGACACAATGAAGGAGATCGGTGCATCGTCAAAATCCAACTCTGTTTTCATCCCACATGGGCCAGGTGCTGTAAGAGACATTGCTTCTCAAATCAGGGATGGTCTTCTTCAAGCAAGCCAAAACAACTGA
- the LOC108479452 gene encoding mitochondrial outer membrane protein porin of 36 kDa-like isoform X2, with protein MGKGPGLYTDIGKKARDLLYKDYQADHKFTLTTYTSNGVAITSTGTKKGELLLADISTELKNKNITTNVKVDTSSKLFATVTVDEPAPGLKTIFSFIAPDQRSGKVELQYQHEYAGISTSIGLTANPLVNFSGVVGNNSVTVGTDLSFDTASGNFTKLNAGLNFTHSDLIASLTLNDKGDTLNASYYHIVSPLTNTAVGAELSHSFSSNENTLTIGTQHALDPLTTVKARLNNYGRASALIQHEWRPKSLITISGEVDTGAIEKSAKVGLALALKP; from the exons ATGGGAAAAGGCCCTGGTCTCTACACCGATATCGGCAAAAAGGCAAGAG ATCTTCTTTACAAGGATTACCAGGCCGACCACAAATTCACTCTCACTACTTACACTTCCAATGGCGTC gCAATCACATCAACTGGAACTAAGAAAGGTGAATTGCTGTTGGCTGATATAAGCACCGAGCTGAAGAACAAGAACATCACAACCAATGTCAAAGTTGACACCAGTTCTAAG ctTTTCGCCACTGTTACTGTTGATGAACCTGCACCGGGTTTGAAGACAATCTTTAGTTTCATTGCCCCTGATCAAAGGTCTGGCAAG GTGGAACTGCAATACCAACATGAATATGCTGGCATAAGCACTAGCATTGGATTGACTGCAAATCCCCTTGTTAACTTCTCTGGCGTGGTTGGAAACAATAGTGTCACTGTTGGGACTGATCTCTCATTTGACACTGCCAGTGGTAACTTTACAAAACTGAATGCTGGGTTGAATTTCACCCATTCTGATCTCATTGCTTCCTTGACATT GAATGATAAAGGCGACACTCTTAATGCTTCCTACTACCACATAGTTAGCCCATTGACTAACACAGCGGTTGGTGCGGAGCTGAGCCATAGCTTTTCAAGTAATGAGAACACTCTCACAATTGGTACACAACATGCTCTTGACCCATTGACAACGGTAAAGGCTCGACTGAATAACTATGGCAGAGCAAGTGCTCTGATCCAGCATGAATGGCGCCCAAAATCGCTCATCACAATATCTGGAGAGGTGGACACCGGAGCAATTGAAAAAAGTGCTAAAGTTGGGCTGGCCTTGGCACTCAAGCCCTAG